In Canis lupus dingo isolate Sandy chromosome 27, ASM325472v2, whole genome shotgun sequence, one genomic interval encodes:
- the TMEM106C gene encoding transmembrane protein 106C, translated as MGSQHSTSARPSYCKRKKENREDLLAEREQEEAIAQFPYVEFTGRDSITCLTCQGTGYIPTEQVNELVALIPHSDQRLRPQRTKQYVLLSVLLCLLASGLVVFFLFPHSVLVDDDGIKVVKVTFNKQDSLVILAITATLKIRNSNFYSVAVTSLSSQVQYMNTVVGTYVTTNVSLIPPRSEQLVNFTAKAEMGGPFSYVYFFCTLPDILVHNIVIFMRTSVKIAYIGHMTQSSLETHHYVDCGANSTAV; from the exons ATGGGGTCCCAGCATTCCACCTCCGCTCGCCCCTCTTACTGCAAGcgaaagaaagagaacagggaGGATTTGCTGGCAGAAAGGGAGCAAGAAGAAGCCATTGCTCAGTTCCCATATGTGGAGTTCACCGGTCGAGATAGCATCACCTGTCTCACGTGCCAGGGGACAGGCTACATTCCAACAG AACAAGTAAATGAGTTGGTGGCTTTGATCCCACACAGTGATCAGAGGTTGCGCCCTCAGAGAAC TAAGCAGTACGTCCTCCTGTCTGTCCTGCTCTGTCTCCTGGCATCTGGTTTGGtggttttcttcctgtttccacaTTCAGTCCTTGTGGATGATGACGGGATCAAAGTGGTGAAAGTCACATTTAATAAGCAGGACTCCCTTGTCATCCTTGCCATCACG GCTACCCTGAAAATCAGGAACTCCAACTTCTACTCGGTGGCAGTGACCAGCCTGTCCAGCCAGGTTCAGTACATGAACACAGTGGTGGGCACATATGTGACCACTAACGTCTCCCTCATTCCTCCTCGGAGCGAACAACTG GTGAATTTTACTGCGAAGGCTGAGATGGGAGGACCATTTTCCTATGTGTA CTTCTTCTGCACATTGCCCGATATCCtggtgcacaacatagtgatctTCATGCG aaCTTCAGTGAAGATTGCATACATTGGCCACATGACCCAGAGCTCCTTGGAAACCCATCACTATGTGGACTGTGGAGCTAATTCCACAGCTGTTTAG